The sequence TTCCATCAGTGCATCCTCGTCGACGCCGGCCGCGAAGCTGATCTGCCCCTTGCGGTCGAACATGTAGGCCACCGAGCCGTCGGTACCCAGGTTTCCGCCGTGCTTGCTGAAGGCATGGCGCACCTCCGCCGCGGTACGGTTGCGGTTGTCGGTCATCGCTTCGACGATGATGGCTACGCCGCTGGGCGCGTAACCTTCGTAGGTCAACTCCGCCATGTTGTCGGCTTCGTTGGTACCGGCCCCGCGCGCAATGGCGCGATCGATGGTGTCACGAGTCATATTGGCGACCAGCGCCTTGTCCACGGCCAGACGCAGGCGTGGGTTGTCGGCGGGAACCGCCCCACTCTTCGCAGCGACGGTCAACTCACGGATGAGCTTGGTGAAGATCTTGCCGCGCTTGGCGTCCTGGCGCCCCTTGCGGTGCTTGATGTTGGCCCATTTGGAATGACCAGCCATAACTGCCTCCCTTTCTGATCAACTTTTCATCTTGCTGGAAACCAAGAGCCCAGGTTTCCCTGGGCTCCGATGCCGCCGTTATTCGGCCTTGGGCTGCTCGCGCAGGCGAATGTGCAGCTCTCGCAACGCCTTGGCATCCACCGCGCCCGGCGCCTGGGTCATGACATCCGCGGCGCTCTGGGTTTTCGGGAAGGCGATCACTTCGCGAATCGACTGGGCGCCGGTCATCAGCATCACCAGACGATCGAGACCGAACGCCAGACCGCCATGCGGCGGCGCGCCATATTTCAACGCGTCGAGCAGGAAGCCGAACTTCTCGTTCTGCTCCGCTTCGTCGATGCCGAGAATGCGGAACACGGTCTGCTGCATTTCCTTTCGATGGA is a genomic window of Stutzerimonas stutzeri containing:
- a CDS encoding YebC/PmpR family DNA-binding transcriptional regulator, producing MAGHSKWANIKHRKGRQDAKRGKIFTKLIRELTVAAKSGAVPADNPRLRLAVDKALVANMTRDTIDRAIARGAGTNEADNMAELTYEGYAPSGVAIIVEAMTDNRNRTAAEVRHAFSKHGGNLGTDGSVAYMFDRKGQISFAAGVDEDALMEAALEAGADDVEMGEDGSALVSTGFADFHSVNEALSAAGFKAEEADIAMIPSIAAPVSDLETAQKVLRLIDALEDLDDVQNVYHNAEIPDDIMEQLD